Part of the Tepiditoga spiralis genome, CACCTATATTTGAAATTTTCTTTTTTAAATTATATTCTATTTTAGATTTTAATTTAAATTCTATTATTTCTTCCATTTTATTTCTTTTTTTTAAATAATCAATTGTTCCTTCTTCAATAATGCTTCCACCTTTTAATATACCAACTCTAGAACATAGTTCCTCAGCTTCATGTAAATAATGAGTCGTTAATAATATTGTTAAATTTAAATCTTCATTTAGTTTTTTTAATAAATTTCTATACTCAAATGCTACTTGTATATCTAAGCCAACTGTTGGTTCATCTAAAATTAAAACTTCAGGATCACTTATTAAAGATTTAGCTATTAATAATCTTTGTTTCATTCCTTTAGAATAAGTTTCAACTAAATTTTTCTTATATTTACTCAATCCCACATAATCTAAATATAATTGTATATTTTCTTTAAGTTTTTTCTTTGGTACATTATATAAAGTACCAAAAAATTCTAAGTTTTCCTCGGCCGAAAGCTTCCAATATAGCGATCTATCACCTCCCATAACAACTCCCAATTTAGATTTAATTTCTTTTTCAGATTCATTATAAGTCATTTTAAATAATTCAACAGTCCCATTATCTGGTACTAAAATACCTGTAATTATTCTAATTAAGGTAGTTTTTCCTGCTCCATTTAATCCAAGTAATCCATAAACTTCTCCTTTTTTTATTTTAATATTTAAATTTTTTAGCACATTATTTCTTTTCACAGTTTTAAACCATTTTTTTTTAATATAAGATTTATGAATATTCTTACAACTAATTATATCTTCCATTTTTCCCTCCTAAAATAGCTATAGTATCTTTTTCTAAATTTAATTTATAAAACTATTTATTTAAAGTAACTACAAGAAAATATTTCTCTACAACAGTTATAATTTTTTATCCAATGTCCATTTCATTAAAAAATATTATGAATAGTTGCGAGTAGTTATTATCAAAATTTTTGTGTAACCCATCATTTATTAGTATAACCTTAATAAATAAATTAATATTTTATTTAAAATTTAACTCTATATATTTATAGAAAATTATATATTATACAAATCAAAACTTTTTTATGGTTTCATTTATTTGCATTCTAAAACTTTCATCATTTTCATATATTTCAGCCAAACACCCTGAATCTTTACTACACATTCTTAACATTGGATTATTTTTCCAAATTTTAACTAAATTATCTTTAAATATATTACCTAATTTTATTTTAAATTCTCCACAAGGTTGTATATCTCCATTAACTGCTATTGCAAAAAAATAACCACATCTTTTATTATTTTTTTCTATTTTAATTTTTTTACTTATATTTAACTCTTTTTCAATTAAAGCAGCCCTACCTACTAACATTTGTTTTCTTATAATGTGTGGTATATTTTCACGTTTTAATTCCTCATGTAATTTTTTTATCGATATTTTATTTTCAGTTGTCATAACTGAAGCTACAGAGATTCCAATATTGCTTTGTTTTATCAATTCTATATTCTTTTTAATAGTGTTATATACGTTTTTTCCCATTATTTTATCATTTACATTTGCTTGATTTCCATGTAAACTAATTTGAATCCACTTAACTTTCAATTTTTCAAGTTTTTTAATATTATATGAATTAATAAGAGTTCCATTAGTTGATATAGTAACTTCAAGATTCTTTTTTCTAAGCTCTTTGATAATATCAAAAAACATAGGATGACTCATCGGTTCTCCACCACTTAATGAAACATATAAACATCCAACTTCTTTTATTTTTTTTGCAACTTCTTTTATTTTTATAGTATTTAAATTTTCAAAATCCTTATAATGCTCAGAATTCATACTACAAAATGAGCATTTTAAATTACAATAATTCGTTATATTCCATTCGCAACTAACAGGTTGTTTCATTTAAATTTACTCCTTTCCAGCATAATGGGTCAGATGCATTTATATCTCCAGTCGAAAGATAGGCACTAGCTCTACACCCCCCTTTACAATCATCCAATAAATCACAATAATTACATTTACCATTTAATTTTATATCTTTTCTCCATATGGAAAAGCCATCACTTTTACTCCAAATATTTTTTAAAGTATTTTCTCTAATATTTCCACATATCCATTTTTCATCAGTTAGAATACCACAAGCTGTAACATCACCAAAAGGATTAATATTTACATTACACGTTCCAGCACCACAATTATTGGTTAAAAATAAACTTTTATTAGTCTTAATTTGTTTTGTTCCAATTATGCTCGGAACAAAACAAGGTAATATCAAATTGAATTTATTTTGAACTACAAGAGGATGGTTATAAAGTTTTTCAATTATTTCTTTTATCTTATTTGGACTAATAAATAGCTCTTTTAAATTATTAATTGCATTTCCTTGTGGTAATAAAAATTGCAATCTCATGTTTTTTACTCCAATACTATTAAGAAAATTAATTAATTTATAAATATCTTCAATATTTTTTTTATATACTAAAGTAGCTACTGAAACTGGTATCTTAACTCTTACTAAATGTTTAATTGCTTCTATAGTTCTAGAAAATGTGTTTTTGCCTCTAATATACTCATGATTCTTTTCATTAACTCCATCTAGGCTAATTTGAATTCCCTGTATTCCTATATTTTTCATTTTTTTAGAAGTGATTTTATCTATATATAAGCCATTTGTTGCTACAGTTGTGATAATATTTTTTTTGCATATATATTCTGCCAATTCAAAAAAATCTTTTCTAATCATTGGTTCTCCACCAGCAAATTGAAAAGATATGACCTTTAAATCTGATAATTCGTCAAACATTTTTTTAGCCTCTAGTGTTGTAAGTTCATTATTCTTTTTATTATTGCTTCCAAAACAACAATGTAAACAGTTTAAATTACATTTATAAGTAGCATCCCAACAAACAAATAATGGACTAGAAAAAATTTTATTCATATAAAATACCTTCTTTTTGAAATTTAAAAATAAATTCATAAAAAAATTGTTTAATTTCTTCCTCATTGGTATCTGGATATATATACTTTAAATCCTCTATAATTTTTTTTCCGTTTTATTTAAACGTTTTATTATTTCGTTAGCAGATTCATTTAACTCAATCAATATTCCCTTTTCTGTATCAAAAATAACAGCATCATCTTCTCTATAAATTAAGTTATCCTTTAATTTCATTTTTTCCCTCCATTAAATATGATTCGATAAACTAATTTGTTTTTTTATTTACACAAAATACATATTATTTTGTACTAACAAATCAAACAGTAAATACTGTTTATTAATATTTAATAGTAGCAGATTAATTTTTTTAATCCGCTACTATTTTATTTTTACATTCAATCAACTACTGATGAACAACCTGTCTTACTCATACATACAGTAATTTCCACTATTGTATATTCTGGTTGTTGCATTTTTTTATCTTTTTTCATCTTTTTCTCACCTCTTTTTTTAATTTAATTTGTGCGCACAAATATTTAATTTTAATTACAAAAATAAAATTAACCTTAATTTTTAAAAAAATTTTATGATTATTGTATAACCATATATCTCTGAAGTTTTTTTCTCTAATATTTCCATGTTTTAATTTTTCATTAATAAGTAAATTACATGGATAGACACCTCCATCTGAATTAATATATACCGTTCGATTATCAATCCCACAACATTTTTTCTTAATTTGACTTATTAACGAATCTAAAATCATCCTTGCTGAGTCTTTTTGTAAAATATTTTTATATTTTTCATCATATTTTTTTTAAATTTTTATAGTTTTAATAACCTTATCAAATGTATTTCTATCTCTGTTGAATTCATGTAATTCTTTGGTAATTCCATCCAAAGAAATTTGGAGAGTTAATTTTTTTATTTTTGAAAGTCTCTTGGCATCATTTTTGCTTTGTGAAAATAATCTTTAATAACTTTAAAACAATACTTTAAGTTGTTTTATTTATATTTTTAATATTACAAGAAAAACCTTTATATGTAATTAGCGTATCTTTATGTTTGCTTTTTGTAAACTAACACAAGCATTATATCACTTTTAATGTTAAATAAATGTTTCGTTTTTTTTTTTTTTTTTTTTGCAGAAAGGTTATTTTTTTGTAAATTTTCCAAAAGAAATATCTTTTGTCTTTTTTCATATTTTTTATACAAAGAAAACTATATCTCCAATATTTTTTATATTTCTCTTTAATCTTATTTATCTTCCTCAAAAATTTAATATATTTCATTATAACATATTTCATTTGATTTCACTTTTTTGCGTGTGCTATAAGATGATTTTAGACGACGATTTTTCTTAAAAATTGTAACATTGAATTTTTTTGTTTATAACGTCCCATTTTATAAAAAATATAAAAAAAGTATCCTGTAAAATTTTACAGGATACTGGGTATTGTACTATATATTCCATTCCTTGTGGTGTATCTTTTAATATAATTCCACCTTTTTTATTATGAAATCTGACATTTCATAATTTTTTTTCCTATGTTTATCAGTACTTTATCTATTTTTGAATCATTTGATGTTACTTCGTTTAAATATTCCTAATACTGATCTCATTTCATTTTTTATTAAATGGTA contains:
- a CDS encoding ABC transporter ATP-binding protein; the protein is MEDIISCKNIHKSYIKKKWFKTVKRNNVLKNLNIKIKKGEVYGLLGLNGAGKTTLIRIITGILVPDNGTVELFKMTYNESEKEIKSKLGVVMGGDRSLYWKLSAEENLEFFGTLYNVPKKKLKENIQLYLDYVGLSKYKKNLVETYSKGMKQRLLIAKSLISDPEVLILDEPTVGLDIQVAFEYRNLLKKLNEDLNLTILLTTHYLHEAEELCSRVGILKGGSIIEEGTIDYLKKRNKMEEIIEFKLKSKIEYNLKKKISNIGVIKELIVDNSFSYRVKTSSLYVEQIIDLLSSQGKLLYLEVKGITLEDIVSNYF
- a CDS encoding radical SAM/SPASM domain-containing protein, which gives rise to MNKIFSSPLFVCWDATYKCNLNCLHCCFGSNNKKNNELTTLEAKKMFDELSDLKVISFQFAGGEPMIRKDFFELAEYICKKNIITTVATNGLYIDKITSKKMKNIGIQGIQISLDGVNEKNHEYIRGKNTFSRTIEAIKHLVRVKIPVSVATLVYKKNIEDIYKLINFLNSIGVKNMRLQFLLPQGNAINNLKELFISPNKIKEIIEKLYNHPLVVQNKFNLILPCFVPSIIGTKQIKTNKSLFLTNNCGAGTCNVNINPFGDVTACGILTDEKWICGNIRENTLKNIWSKSDGFSIWRKDIKLNGKCNYCDLLDDCKGGCRASAYLSTGDINASDPLCWKGVNLNETTC
- a CDS encoding radical SAM/SPASM domain-containing protein, with product MKQPVSCEWNITNYCNLKCSFCSMNSEHYKDFENLNTIKIKEVAKKIKEVGCLYVSLSGGEPMSHPMFFDIIKELRKKNLEVTISTNGTLINSYNIKKLEKLKVKWIQISLHGNQANVNDKIMGKNVYNTIKKNIELIKQSNIGISVASVMTTENKISIKKLHEELKRENIPHIIRKQMLVGRAALIEKELNISKKIKIEKNNKRCGYFFAIAVNGDIQPCGEFKIKLGNIFKDNLVKIWKNNPMLRMCSKDSGCLAEIYENDESFRMQINETIKKF
- a CDS encoding SPASM domain-containing protein is translated as MILDSLISQIKKKCCGIDNRTVYINSDGGVYPCNLLINEKLKHGNIREKNFRDIWLYNNHKIFLKIKVNFIFVIKIKYLCAQIKLKKEVRKR